From Streptomyces chrestomyceticus JCM 4735, one genomic window encodes:
- the rpsL gene encoding 30S ribosomal protein S12, which yields MPTIQQLVRKGRQDKVEKNKTPALEGSPQRRGVCTRVFTTTPKKPNSALRKVARVRLTSGIEVTAYIPGEGHNLQEHSIVLVRGGRVKDLPGVRYKIIRGSLDTQGVKNRKQARSRYGAKKEK from the coding sequence GTGCCTACGATCCAGCAGCTGGTCCGCAAGGGCCGGCAGGACAAGGTCGAGAAGAACAAGACGCCCGCACTGGAGGGTTCGCCCCAGCGCCGCGGCGTCTGCACGCGTGTTTTCACGACCACCCCGAAGAAGCCGAACTCGGCCCTGCGTAAGGTCGCGCGTGTGCGTCTGACCAGCGGCATCGAGGTCACCGCTTACATTCCGGGTGAGGGCCACAACCTGCAGGAGCACTCGATCGTGCTCGTGCGTGGCGGCCGTGTGAAGGACCTGCCGGGTGTTCGGTACAAGATCATCCGCGGCTCCCTCGACACGCAGGGCGTCAAGAACCGCAAGCAGGCTCGCAGCCGCTACGGCGCCAAGAAGGAGAAGTAA
- the rpsG gene encoding 30S ribosomal protein S7: MPRKGPAPKRPVIIDPVYSSPLVTSLINKVLLNGKRSTAERIVYGAMEGLREKTGNDPVITLKRALENIKPTLEVKSRRVGGATYQVPVEVKPGRAATLSLRWLVGYSRARREKTMTERLMNELLDASNGLGASVKKREDTHKMAESNKAFAHYRW; this comes from the coding sequence ATGCCTCGTAAGGGCCCCGCCCCGAAGCGCCCGGTCATCATTGACCCGGTCTACAGCTCTCCTCTGGTGACCTCCCTCATCAACAAGGTCCTGCTGAACGGCAAGCGCTCCACCGCCGAGCGCATCGTTTACGGCGCCATGGAGGGTCTGCGTGAGAAGACCGGCAACGACCCGGTCATCACGCTGAAGCGCGCGCTGGAGAACATCAAGCCGACCCTTGAGGTCAAGTCCCGCCGTGTCGGTGGCGCGACCTACCAGGTCCCGGTCGAGGTCAAGCCCGGCCGCGCCGCCACGCTCTCGCTGCGCTGGCTCGTGGGCTACTCGCGCGCCCGCCGTGAGAAGACCATGACCGAGCGCCTCATGAACGAGCTGCTGGACGCCTCGAACGGCCTCGGCGCTTCGGTCAAGAAGCGTGAGGACACGCACAAGATGGCCGAGTCCAACAAGGCCTTCGCGCACTACCGCTGGTAG
- a CDS encoding DUF1707 and DUF4190 domain-containing protein, translated as MRASHADRERAVDVLKAGFAEGRLPQQEYEQRIGRAYQAQTQAELQMLVADLPQGPMPQQQFGPPPAVPPAFMPVQPVLAPTNGSATGALVCGILAPVTWGLTSIPAVILGHKARAEIRRTGERGDGQAVAGLVLGWLGISGWLLFFILMVFVGAANL; from the coding sequence ATGCGTGCCTCGCACGCCGACCGCGAGCGTGCGGTGGACGTGCTGAAGGCCGGTTTCGCCGAGGGGCGGCTTCCGCAGCAGGAGTACGAGCAGCGCATCGGCCGCGCGTACCAGGCACAGACCCAGGCCGAGCTGCAGATGCTGGTGGCGGACCTGCCGCAGGGTCCGATGCCGCAGCAGCAGTTCGGGCCCCCGCCCGCGGTACCGCCGGCGTTCATGCCGGTGCAGCCGGTGCTCGCGCCGACCAACGGCTCGGCGACCGGCGCGCTGGTGTGCGGCATCCTCGCCCCGGTGACGTGGGGCCTGACCTCGATACCCGCGGTGATCCTGGGGCACAAGGCGCGCGCCGAGATCCGCCGCACGGGGGAGCGCGGGGACGGTCAGGCGGTCGCCGGGCTGGTCCTGGGCTGGCTGGGGATCAGCGGCTGGCTGCTGTTCTTCATCCTGATGGTCTTCGTGGGGGCGGCGAACCTCTGA
- a CDS encoding DNA-directed RNA polymerase subunit beta', whose protein sequence is MLDVNFFDELRIGLATADDIRQWSHGEVKKPETINYRTLKPEKDGLFCEKIFGPTRDWECYCGKYKRVRFKGIICERCGVEVTRAKVRRERMGHIELAAPVTHIWYFKGVPSRLGYLLDLAPKDLEKVIYFAAYMITWVDEERRTRDLPSLEAHVSVERQQIEQRRDADLEARAKKLETDLAELEAEGAKADVRRKVREGAEREMKQLRDRAQREIDRLDEVWSRFKNLKVQDLEGDELLYRELRDRFGTYFMGGMGAAALQKRLESFDLDEEAEKLREIIRTGKGQKKTRALKRLKVVSAFLQTRNSPNGMVLDCIPVIPPDLRPMVQLDGGRFATSDLNDLYRRVINRNNRLKRLLDLGAPEIIVNNEKRMLQEAVDALFDNGRRGRPVTGPGNRPLKSLSDMLKGKQGRFRQNLLGKRVDYSARSVIVVGPQLKLHQCGLPKAMALELFKPFVMKRLVDLNHAQNIKSAKRMVERGRTVVYDVLEEVIAEHPVLLNRAPTLHRLGIQAFEPQLVEGKAIQIHPLVCTAFNADFDGDQMAVHLPLSAEAQAEARILMLSSNNILKPADGRPVTMPTQDMVLGLFFLTTDEAEREVIGEGRSFGSVAEAIMAFDNRELSLQAKVDIRFPIGTVPPRGWTPPVQEEGEPEWQQGDSFRLRTTLGRALFNELLPEDYPFVDYSVGKKQLSAIVNDLAERYPKVIVAATLDNLKAAGFHWATRSGVTVAVSDIVVPEAKKAIVAGYEAQDEKVQKQYERGLITKDERTQELINIWTKATNEVAEAMNDNFPKTNPIFMMVDSGARGNMMQMRQIAGMRGLVSNAKNETIPRPIKASFREGLSVLEYFISTHGARKGLADTALRTADSGYLTRRLVDVSQDVIIREEDCGTERGLKLRIASKGADGVLRKADDVESSVYARMLAEDVVVDGKVIGPANVDLGDVLIDQLVAHGVEEVKTRSVLTCESAVGTCAFCYGRSLATGKLVDIGEAVGIIAAQSIGEPGTQLTMRTFHTGGVAGDDITLGLPRVVELFEARTPKGVAPISEAAGRVRIEETEKTKKVVVTPDDGSDETAYGVSKRARLLVSEGDHVEVGQALTVGAVNPHDVLRILGQRAVQVHLVGEVQKVYNNQGVAIHDKHIEIIIRQMLRRVTIIESGDAELLPGELVERTKFESENRRVVQEGGHPASGRPQLMGITKASLATESWLSAASFQETTRVLTDAAINAKSDSLIGLKENVIIGKLIPAGTGLSRYRNIRVEPTEEAKAAMYSAVGYDDIDYSPFGTGSGQAVPLEDYDYGPYNQ, encoded by the coding sequence GTGCTCGACGTCAACTTCTTCGACGAGCTGCGGATCGGCCTGGCGACCGCGGACGACATCCGACAGTGGTCCCACGGTGAGGTCAAGAAGCCGGAGACCATCAACTACCGCACCCTCAAGCCGGAAAAGGACGGGCTCTTCTGCGAGAAGATCTTCGGTCCGACCCGGGACTGGGAGTGCTACTGCGGCAAGTACAAGCGTGTCCGGTTCAAGGGCATCATCTGCGAGCGCTGTGGCGTCGAGGTCACTCGCGCCAAGGTGCGCCGTGAGCGGATGGGCCACATCGAGCTGGCCGCCCCCGTCACGCACATCTGGTACTTCAAGGGCGTTCCGTCGCGGCTGGGCTACCTGCTCGACCTCGCCCCGAAGGACCTGGAGAAGGTCATCTACTTCGCCGCCTACATGATCACGTGGGTGGACGAGGAGCGCCGTACGCGCGACCTGCCCTCGCTGGAGGCGCACGTCTCCGTCGAGCGCCAGCAGATCGAGCAGCGCCGCGACGCGGACCTCGAGGCCCGCGCCAAGAAGCTCGAGACCGACCTGGCCGAGCTGGAGGCCGAGGGCGCCAAGGCGGACGTGCGCCGCAAGGTGCGCGAGGGCGCCGAGCGGGAGATGAAGCAGCTTCGCGACCGCGCGCAGCGCGAGATCGACCGCCTCGACGAGGTGTGGAGCCGCTTCAAGAACCTCAAGGTCCAGGACCTGGAGGGCGACGAGCTGCTCTACCGCGAGCTGCGTGACCGCTTCGGCACGTACTTCATGGGCGGCATGGGCGCGGCGGCGCTCCAGAAGCGCCTGGAGTCCTTCGACCTCGACGAAGAGGCCGAGAAGCTCCGCGAGATCATCCGTACCGGCAAGGGCCAGAAGAAGACCCGTGCGCTCAAGCGCCTGAAGGTCGTCTCCGCGTTCCTGCAGACCCGCAACAGCCCCAACGGCATGGTGCTGGACTGCATCCCGGTCATCCCGCCGGACCTGCGTCCGATGGTGCAGTTGGACGGTGGCCGCTTCGCGACCTCCGACCTGAACGACCTGTACCGCCGTGTGATCAACCGCAACAACCGCCTGAAGCGGCTTCTCGACCTCGGCGCGCCCGAGATCATCGTGAACAACGAGAAGCGCATGCTCCAGGAGGCCGTGGACGCGCTGTTCGACAACGGCCGTCGTGGCCGGCCGGTCACCGGCCCGGGCAACCGCCCGCTGAAGTCCCTCAGCGACATGCTGAAGGGCAAGCAGGGCCGCTTCCGTCAGAACCTGCTCGGCAAGCGTGTGGACTACTCCGCGCGTTCCGTGATCGTCGTCGGTCCGCAGCTCAAGCTGCACCAGTGCGGTCTGCCGAAGGCCATGGCGCTGGAGCTCTTCAAGCCGTTCGTGATGAAGCGCCTGGTCGACCTGAACCACGCGCAGAACATCAAGAGCGCCAAGCGGATGGTCGAGCGCGGCCGCACGGTCGTCTACGACGTCCTCGAAGAGGTCATCGCGGAGCACCCGGTCCTGCTGAACCGTGCGCCCACCCTGCACCGCCTCGGCATCCAGGCCTTCGAGCCGCAGCTCGTCGAGGGCAAGGCCATTCAGATTCACCCGCTCGTGTGCACCGCGTTCAACGCGGACTTCGACGGTGACCAGATGGCCGTGCACCTGCCGCTGTCCGCGGAGGCGCAGGCCGAGGCCCGCATCCTGATGCTGTCCTCGAACAACATCCTCAAGCCGGCCGACGGCCGTCCGGTCACCATGCCGACCCAGGACATGGTGCTGGGCCTGTTCTTCCTCACCACCGACGAGGCGGAGCGCGAGGTCATCGGTGAGGGCCGGTCCTTCGGCTCGGTCGCCGAGGCGATCATGGCCTTCGACAACCGGGAGCTGTCGCTCCAGGCGAAGGTCGACATCCGCTTCCCGATCGGCACCGTCCCGCCCCGCGGCTGGACCCCGCCGGTCCAGGAGGAGGGCGAGCCCGAGTGGCAGCAGGGTGACAGCTTCCGGCTGCGGACGACCCTGGGCCGCGCGCTCTTCAACGAGCTGCTGCCCGAGGACTACCCGTTCGTCGACTACTCGGTGGGCAAGAAGCAGCTCTCCGCGATCGTCAACGACCTGGCCGAGCGCTACCCCAAGGTCATCGTGGCGGCGACGCTGGACAACCTGAAGGCGGCCGGTTTCCACTGGGCGACCCGTTCCGGTGTCACCGTCGCGGTCTCGGACATCGTCGTGCCGGAGGCCAAGAAGGCCATCGTCGCGGGCTACGAGGCCCAGGACGAGAAGGTCCAGAAGCAGTACGAGCGCGGTCTGATCACCAAGGACGAGCGCACTCAGGAACTGATCAACATCTGGACCAAGGCGACCAACGAGGTCGCCGAGGCGATGAACGACAACTTCCCCAAGACGAACCCCATCTTCATGATGGTTGACTCGGGTGCCCGAGGAAACATGATGCAGATGCGGCAGATCGCCGGTATGCGTGGTCTGGTGTCGAACGCGAAGAACGAGACCATCCCGCGGCCCATCAAGGCGTCGTTCCGTGAGGGTCTGTCCGTGCTGGAGTACTTCATCTCCACCCACGGTGCCCGTAAGGGTCTCGCGGACACCGCCCTGCGTACCGCCGACTCGGGTTACCTGACCCGTCGTCTCGTGGACGTCTCGCAGGACGTCATCATCCGCGAGGAGGACTGCGGCACCGAGCGCGGTCTGAAGCTGCGGATCGCCAGCAAGGGCGCCGACGGTGTCCTGCGCAAGGCGGACGACGTCGAGTCCAGCGTGTACGCACGCATGCTGGCCGAGGACGTCGTGGTGGACGGCAAGGTCATCGGCCCCGCCAACGTCGACCTGGGCGATGTCCTCATCGACCAGCTCGTCGCGCACGGCGTCGAGGAGGTCAAGACCCGCTCGGTCCTGACCTGCGAGTCCGCCGTCGGCACCTGTGCCTTCTGCTACGGCCGCTCGCTGGCCACCGGCAAGCTGGTCGACATCGGTGAGGCGGTCGGCATCATCGCCGCCCAGTCCATCGGTGAGCCCGGCACCCAGCTCACGATGCGTACCTTCCACACCGGTGGTGTGGCGGGTGACGACATCACCCTGGGTCTGCCGCGTGTCGTCGAGCTCTTCGAGGCGCGTACGCCCAAGGGCGTCGCCCCGATCTCCGAGGCCGCCGGCCGCGTGCGGATCGAGGAGACCGAGAAGACGAAGAAGGTCGTCGTCACGCCGGACGACGGCAGCGACGAGACGGCGTACGGCGTCTCCAAGCGTGCCCGTCTGCTGGTGAGCGAGGGTGACCACGTCGAGGTCGGCCAGGCGCTGACCGTGGGTGCCGTCAACCCGCACGACGTGCTGCGCATCCTGGGCCAGCGCGCCGTCCAGGTCCACCTGGTCGGCGAGGTCCAGAAGGTCTACAACAACCAGGGCGTGGCGATCCACGACAAGCACATCGAGATCATCATCCGGCAGATGCTGCGCCGCGTGACGATCATCGAGTCCGGCGACGCGGAGCTGCTGCCGGGCGAGCTGGTGGAGCGGACGAAGTTCGAGAGCGAGAACCGTCGTGTGGTCCAGGAAGGCGGCCACCCGGCCTCCGGCCGTCCGCAGCTGATGGGTATCACCAAGGCTTCGCTGGCCACCGAGTCCTGGCTGTCGGCGGCGTCCTTCCAGGAGACGACCCGGGTGCTCACCGACGCGGCGATCAACGCCAAGTCGGACTCCCTGATCGGCCTCAAGGAGAACGTCATCATCGGTAAGCTCATCCCGGCCGGTACGGGCCTGTCCCGCTACCGCAACATCCGGGTGGAGCCCACCGAGGAGGCCAAGGCCGCGATGTACTCGGCCGTCGGTTACGACGACATCGACTACTCGCCCTTCGGCACCGGCTCCGGCCAGGCGGTCCCGCTGGAGGACTACGACTACGGTCCGTACAACCAGTAA